The following is a genomic window from Hemibagrus wyckioides isolate EC202008001 linkage group LG22, SWU_Hwy_1.0, whole genome shotgun sequence.
ATTTGTCTTATTTCTACATACCACTTCCCGCCATAGTTTTCTGTCAGGATGGCAATCATCCTCTCAACCGAGCCCAAAATAGCTCTGTGAATAATCACTGGCCTCTtcttatcatctccatcatggctgcagagacagatagatgaagTGATTAATGAATTTAGAGTAAACAAAAAGTACCTTCTTGtttctttctacatttttaCACCATACACTGATTGTATTTTAGCTTACATTTGTCttatttatacatctgagcagttgagggttaagagccctGCTTTTaaagagcccagcagtggcagcttggtggtagTGTCCAGTAGCTTCTGTCCAGTAGTCTAACATCTTAACCGCTGAGCTACGACTTCCttaatttattctatttttcttaatctaaaaatttatttacacaccAGTAGAAGCAAATGAAAATGAGTGTAATGGAGATGGATGAGCACTAGGTGTCACTGTTGCATTAATATGATTTGTACAACGACAAAATACAGGAAATACACAGTAATAATAAcagacataaaaaataataagtaataataaaactgaggaagaaaccctgcaGCAGGTAGCTTACCTGACGAAGGTTAGATTGAAGCGGATGGGGAGCTGGAAGTCCAGCTGGATGGTGGCACACTGGTGGTATCTTCCAATGGCATCTTTGATCTGAATATCAATCTGTGGCGGGGAAAAAGTGCATAAGTGGTCAGGCAAGATGTCAAGAAAATGCATCATCCTGTTGAAAATCCTTGGCACTTTTTGTTACCTTTGGTCCATAGAAAGCACCATCTCCAGGGTTTAATACCCACTTCTCCCCAAACTCGTTTAGACTGTTCTCAAGTTGCTGTTGAAACCAAAACAAGAAAGATGATCTATATGAAAGGCACAGCATGAGTGTTCACGATGCTATCGAACTCGGTTTAAAAAACCTCATTCCAAAATCTACACCAGCACAAGAGGATTTACAAACAGAATAAAACCCAAACTCCAATGTCTAAAGCGTGCTTGGTTTGTAGAAGCTGCTGATGCGCAAAGTCAACAATCTGACAGTGCTGAGGTCCAAATTACCTTTTCAGCTTGATCCCACACTTCTGGTTCCCCAAGGAACTTCTCTGGTCTGGTGGAGAGGTTCAGTTTGAAGGTGAAGCCAAATACGTCATAGACGGCACGCAGGAACTCCAGACAGCCTTTAATCTCCGACTCGATCTAAAACGTGCACAAATTTGAACAATTAATTACAGAATATTATTACATCCCAAACGCATCATGAGTGTCTCTCTATCAATCTCTCTATTTAATTGCCAATTATATTTAGATATCTAATTgcctatctctctatctatatgcctgcttctctctccctctctcatctgTGACAGATCGTGATCTCTTATATAGTCAAtcattttgttattaaatatttctttcataTATATTGGAATAACTCCTAagtggaaacaaaaaaaatgaatgtgttCCTATGTGTTTCttcctgtttaatcagttcattGACTTTTCATGTATCTACAGGTTTATTTAAAACCATCACAGCTCTAGTTTGATTTAAACAGTACTTGTTATTGACTCTAAACTACGCTCATCAAAAAGCTCCTCACCTGCTCCATGGCACAGAAGATGTGCGCATCGTCCTGCTGGAATCGACGGACACGGGTAAGACCAGTGAGAGCTCCGGAGAGCTCGTTGCGGTGCAGCACACCAAAGTCAGCCAGCCGCAGAGGCAGTTCCCTCCACGAGCGAGGCCGATGATCAAACATCAGACTGCAGggatataaataaacagatggaGATCAAACTGCACATCACAATGTTAAAGTGCCCATGAAATGACTCGACAGCTGCGATTTGATTCTGTAAGCTGATGCGTTTCCTCAACAGACTGCGATTTCCACAACAGCCAGTAGTGTCTGAGATGTGCCACAAATCCTGAGAAACTCAACAGTGTTTTGTATCTTTCAGAAAACGGTTCAAACCAGGTCTTGGAATCGTACCAGTCTATGCCTTATTTATTCCTCACTACGTTAGTGTGCTTTTCTGAAGCAAGCAAAACACATAATGCTTTAGATATTAAATCAGACTTAAGGAGAAACAAGTGTCTTACCAGTGTCCAGGGCAGTTCATTGGCTTAAGAGCGAAgatctccttctccacctcaaaGGAGAACATGTTCTCGCTGTAGTGCTGCCAGTGGCCGGACGTCTGCCACAGTTTGCTGTTGTAGATGTTTGGAGTGACCACTTCTTGGAAGCCCCTCTTCCTGTATTCACTCTGTGGTGCAGAAACATGATACTGTTACGTCACAAACTCAACATGCATCTACACAGCGCTCTGAACAAATAGAAGGGATACTGGTAAAAGATTTTGCTCAAAAAGAAACCGCAAGTTTAAGTAAAACCCCCGAgaacatttgaaatatttagAAACACCATACAGGCGCTCTCGCATGCTTATTCTAAATGGGAGGGGATAAATAATAGGCTTatacacatgcgcacacactaAAACATTCATAGGTGTGATGGCATTTCATCCGAGTGGATGACGAGTGTGCTTGTTCGCAAAAGTACAATAAAAGCTTTACTCGTAAGGCAGGTAATACAGGCACTTCAGCAAAAGATGCTAAATATACACAGCCTCTGACGGGAACACTTcaacaacacactcctccttcactgccAGCAGAGTCTACCTCATCCATGACAGACAGACCCAGACAAACAGAGTTCACTAGGCTCACAGAATTATTACAAAAATAGCTGTGCGTGAAACCTAATACACAAAACCTAACTATCTAAACTAGTAGTCTAATGCTAGTTACAAAATAATACAATGAAGCTTATATAAATGGTTGCTTTCATATTTTGAAGGTCTGGCAAAAATTTGACATGAATTTTATCTAAAGATGCTTGTTATTCTGTGCTTGCTTTGGCCTCCAAGCACTTTTAAAAGTGTGCATGAAGCAACAGTCATGGTACTGAAACACACCCTTATCTAGCTTTCCACTCATCACGCTTACACAGGGGTGCAGCAATGGGAGCTTATCCCAGGGGACATGGGACACAAGCTTCATCAAGGGCACAGGGCACAATGACACACGTAcgtacatacagagagagagagagagagagagagagagagagagagaaagatagagagagaaagacacacagagacagagagttggagagagagagacacacagagacagacacacagacagaacagaaaatTTAAAGATGCTAATCAGGTTacaatgtatgtatgtatacattgggggaggaaacccctgaagcacaggaagaacatgcaaactcttcCCACAGCTCAAACTGTTCCCTGTTCTCTATGCTTAGACATATTCGATGCTTCTTAAATGAACCTATTATTTATTCACACAGTAAAACAGCATAGTATAAAATTCCTACGCCATTTATTTAACACAGGCTTATGAAGGCAACGTTCTGCAGTATTTTCTACACTGGATGTCAAGCAGAGAAAGCTTACCCTTATAAACTCCACCAGTGTGTTGTAGATGTAGGCTCCCTTTGGGAGGAAGAAGCAGCTACCCGGGCTGAGATCATGGAAGAAAAACAAGTCCTGTTCCTGGAAACAAGAAACAACAACAGCGTGTCGGTGCGATTGTCTGCATTCGAGACACAAAGATTGACTTCATGCATGAgaaggagacaaaaaaaaaaaaaggacaacaGCCACAAAAAGacttaatgaaataacaaagcagggggaaaaaaaaaaactggcaaaATGCTCAGGCTTCTGATTATCATTCTCGCTTTAGCTGTGACAAAGTGGTCCCCGTGTGCCCATCGGTGTGCTCCCTGGCAGATGGTGCATTAAGGAGACAGACATCTGCCAGCTTTACCCCCTGGCCTCACTGAGAGTTAACAGAGAGCACACAGGAGCACTGGGATTCTCCACACATGCACCAGCTATACTGAAAGCGTGGACGGCTTGCAGCCCGAGTCATTTACACACCGGGAAGACTCCTTACTTATCACGTCCATGGTTTCGCTGCTGGTTTTATCAACAATGGATCAAGACAGTTTAATTACCAACAGCCGTCTTTCCTCACAAACACTAAACCTAGTTCTGCTAAAGGACAAGAAACCTAGAAGTTCAGGGGTGGCTGCTCAATAAATACCTCTTTATTCTTAAcagctggagaaaaaaaacaaacctgggACTCAACCGTGCAGACAAACGCACAAGAAATAATACACTGCCAGAGCTGTTGTTTAGATTGCGTATGCAAACAATGTgcaaggtgtttttttttagaaacaaaCAGCTCGCATGGCAAGAAAACATAACCCTATTGTAACCTGCACTACAAATAATCCTAATCAGCTAATATAAATATACCGAACCTTACCACAGACATGCTAGCGTGTGACAGATGCTACATGATGCAAACACATGCACAGGTTTAACTGCAATCTGAACAAATGTTTATAGATACAAGCTGAGTGGATAAGCATACTTTAAATAGTATATACAGACTGTAGGTAATGTTATTTTAGCTATTTCCCCAGATGTGCGTAAAGCAGTGAGAACAATATCTAATGCTTAATAATTAGTAGCATTTCCTTTAAGtgacccctgcctttcaccctatgtgtgctgggagaggctccagcagatccccgtgaccctaattaggaataagcgggtatagacaatggatggatggatggatttcctTTAAGTGAATCAAATTCTGCTTTTTCATTTAAAGCAGTGGTGTGTCTCCCATAATGCAAAGGCCCAGCctttgttgattggaagatcgaGGTTCAAGGCCCAGCACCACAAAGCTGCCATCATTGGGCCCTTGAGGCTCCcagctccaggggtgctgcatcatgtctgacccttTGCTCTGACTCCAAACCTCCAAAAATGGGAGATTtctctgtgcagtaatgtatatatgacaaataaaggctacctAAGCTCCAGAGGTGCACGCTTTTGCCTTTACATTTGAATTTTTTCTTCGTAGGAGACGTACTGTCGCTTTAATTGgcagaaaacagaacaaaaggaaaaaggacACAGGGAGTGCAAGACACATTTGCAGCTACTTTTGCCAACAATAGCTAGGTGATATGTCCTGTGAATTTGTGAACCTTTCGTCTGAGCCAAAATCAAACATGAAGATGCGAGTAATTATTAAGCTGCGGTTCCACAGATCAGATCTAATGACGGCAGAATATAATGCGTGTACAATTATGATTTATGCGGTAATGGAACTGATCCTTCATCTACATGAAAATCTTTTGCACTACATAATCAATACTTCACAACCACCGTGCCTCAGATGGTTGAATTCCTGTACAGCCATTTCCCATCTGTTTTAATTAAGAAATGCCATTAATTGCATTGGATTCACTTAAAACGTAGTTTAAGGATTATCTTCTTTGCCTACTTCTTAAATCGAACATTAAATTCAAGACATCGCTTGATGTGAATCGCTTAGATCCAGTATCGCACCACATCAAAGTGGCTCTAATccgcatcattttttttttctttcctatcAGCAGATGGAAAATGTATTAAGATGCACATCATCTCAAGATAGATATTCAGCCTTACTCAGCACCATGAAATACAACTCAGCAATCTCGGTCATGCATGATGATCAAACTTATGATGTGTGGGTGATACCTTATCACAATACCTAATGAGATCTTCAAGCTATGATACAGTATTTAGGCTTGAGAGCAAAATACCAGCAACATGGTGGATTTCACACTATCTATAcaagtaaataatttaaaaagaaatacagcaGAAATTATCCTTATTGTCCAACCAGCCGTGGTTCAATGATTCAGTTTGATGCCTTATAACATTACCCAAGATACACCTTAGAAAAACtttgttttttacagaaaataaaaatgtattgaaaTATTGATATCATCTTCAGCTTTATGTGGCCTTTGTGTATTCTCAAATCCCATCCCACTGTACATATAAGAGCAGAAATTTTAAAAACGCTCTCATTCTGTACGATATAAAGGCAGTAAATTAGTGACGTAAATGACAGCTCTGCATATCCATGTCCATACCCGTCCCAGTTTGCGGTGGTCTCTGTTCTTAGCCTCTTCTTGGAATTTCTCCCACTCCTTCAGCATCTTAGGGTCGGGGAAGGAGATGCCATAAACGCGCTGCAAGGTCTCCATGTCTGCTTTGCCTTCCCAGTATGTGGATGAATTCTGAACATTTAGAAGGCTCCAGTTAAGACAAGTCACACAGTTTTAtgtacacaataacaaaaaGACTTGTCACTGGGGAACACAATGAActaaacatacagtataaatcATTTTCGTATTAGATGTTAAATCTGATAACCCGAATCAGATTTTTGTTCGAATAGAGAGATGGTGAGTACCTTATGAATCTTCAAGGCCTTGATCTTCCCAGTGTGTCTCACATGGGGTCCTCTACACAGGTCAATCAAGGGCCCACACCTTCACAGGAAGAGAAAAGTACATAGAAGAAGAGCAGACCAAATACATGCATCCTAATACAAGcatataaagctgctttgggatAATGTCTATtgagatacactgatcaggcataacattatgagcagtgagaggtgaataagactgattatctcctcatcatggcacctgttagtgggtgggatatattaggcagcaggtgaacattttgtcctcaaagttgatgtgttagaagcaggaaaaatgggcaagtgtaaggatttgagcgagtttgacaagggccaaattgtgatggctagacgactggatcagagcatctccaaaactgcagctcttgtgcggtgttcccggtctgcagtggtcagtatctgtcaaaagtggtccaaggaaggaacagtggtgaaccggcgacagggtcaatGCCAgataaggctcattgatgcacgtgtggaGCGAAggatggcccgtgtgatccgatccaacagatgagctactgttgctcgaattgctgaagaagttaatgctggttctgatagaaaggtgtcagaatacaaagtgcatgacgggtcaggaaaacgggggaccgacacaatattagggaagtggtcataatgttatgcctggtatttacaaataaatcattCTAGACCAGAGACGTCATTCTTATTCATAAAAAGTAGATTTCTTATCTTCTTAAAACTGAATTCACAGTGCAAAATTATTTATCAGGGATGTATAGGCATCAAAATCGGCATCAGGATCTCAGTCTGATACTTCGCTCGTTTACTTAATACTCAAACTATGCTCTGATACCATCGACACAAAACGACAGCAACCTGAATTGTATTTGTGCTTTCCAGAAATAAATCGAAAAGAGATACAACACCTTCCTGATAAAACATCTTTATAGCATATCAAAACTGTGAATTGTGCGCACACGAAAAGTACTGAGCAGTGAACTGAGCCCCGGGCACAACCTTTCTTTCCCCCTCTCACTCACCGGGGCATACACAATGCTTCAGAGTTGAGGTGCAATTCACGGCAactggtgtttatttttaatgagcaTCTTCACTGATACTGCTCTGCGTGCTCCGGTCAATCATCCTCATGCTCTGTATTAACCCCAGAGCTCAAGTCTGCCGCCGGAATGGAAATCGGCTTATCGGACATTTTAAattagtataaacaaatgaattattttatttctgcaaGTCTGATAccaaatgagtctgttggcttttagtgtgtttttacctctgttggagaaccttaaaTAGAATTTTAGTAGCTGAAGATAACACATTCAAAGTTTAGATGCtcatgaacaagcacttgaggcagcacagagagcagaaatgggtttgatatcaccatttacacCGAAGATTTTGcatgataaagaaaaaaaatgataaagaaatattcagtgttaaacatgggcaaaagaaaacacaagcaAATTCCCTTTTTAGCATATGGTAAATACCGCTTAAAACATGAGGAGTTCATTATAAGCAGCTTGATAAACAAAACATGCCCCAAACTGATTAAATAGATAGAAATAGATCAAAATAGATAGATCATTCATTTCTAAGTTAAATCTCTGTCAGCGTGATAAATCTAAGAGCCAGTCCTACCTGTAAACTGTAGTTGTCGGGGTGGTAACTTTCTCATTCAGGATCCTGCATTTAAACTTGTTGTACTGCGAAAGACACAGAAGCACAAATTTTGTCGTCTTTCATGAGTTCCCACCCGCCTCCCACTGCCGAACCGAGTCAAAGGTAAAACTCGTACCTTGAACATTTCCAGAAGAGTCTCCTTCTTTACCTCCAACCGTTCAAAGGGCTGCTTCTCCTTGATAATCTTTTTACACAGGTTCTCGAGACAGGGGAAGTCATTACTCGATACGCctctgaaaatgtgtgtgtgtgtgtgtcagagcggGAGAGAAAATAGTTTGAGCGCTCATGAATAAACATGACTTCccgaaaaataaataaatataaataactccCAAAGCCGTGACAAAGAAATTCCAAACATCTCCTGGATGCCACATTCAGAGGAACTTTCTCTATTACCAGTCACCTTATTCTGCATTTGCTGTTCCGCAGCTGACATGTCTACACCATAAACAAGGTGCAGCTTGACAGTCAAATCATCTCCTAGAATATCATTAGCATAAATTGGCTTTTCAGCAAGAAAATAACGGTGCTTATTATTTCCTCCCTTCGCACTAATTTAAAAGCACAGCAAAAGAGCCCAGTCAAAGAAAAGGTcaaatagaattgtttagaacaCATCGTTCCCGAGCTCGCTTTGAACAGGCCGGCCGATGTGCCTTTGAAATTAACATTTC
Proteins encoded in this region:
- the tars1 gene encoding threonine--tRNA ligase 1, cytoplasmic, which gives rise to MTEEAISEQMKDLKVKEGKQAKTADDGGKKKSSKGAGDTGGRTELNPQPQYIEDRLGLYNKLKAEHDALIAERAEKESKPIKITLPDGKVVDGESWRTTPYQVACGISQGLADNTVIAKVNNDVWDLDRPLEGDCSLQLLKFDDEEAQAVYWHSSAHIMGEAMERVYGGCLCYGPPIENGFYYDMYLDNEGVSSNDFPCLENLCKKIIKEKQPFERLEVKKETLLEMFKYNKFKCRILNEKVTTPTTTVYRCGPLIDLCRGPHVRHTGKIKALKIHKNSSTYWEGKADMETLQRVYGISFPDPKMLKEWEKFQEEAKNRDHRKLGREQDLFFFHDLSPGSCFFLPKGAYIYNTLVEFIRSEYRKRGFQEVVTPNIYNSKLWQTSGHWQHYSENMFSFEVEKEIFALKPMNCPGHCLMFDHRPRSWRELPLRLADFGVLHRNELSGALTGLTRVRRFQQDDAHIFCAMEQIESEIKGCLEFLRAVYDVFGFTFKLNLSTRPEKFLGEPEVWDQAEKQLENSLNEFGEKWVLNPGDGAFYGPKIDIQIKDAIGRYHQCATIQLDFQLPIRFNLTFVSHDGDDKKRPVIIHRAILGSVERMIAILTENYGGKWPLWLSPRQVMVVPVGPTCEDYAQRVQKEFHKAGLMTDVDLDPGCTLNKKIRNAQLAQYNFILVVGEKEKSSDTVNVRTRDNKVHGERSLTECMERLRQLKASRTRNAEEEF